GGGTGGGTTTTGGGAAACCACCAGGAGGGCCGCAGCTGGCTCCCAGGCTGACCCTGAGAGGGCAGGAACAGGGGAAGTCACCTGAGCCCCGCGTGGCTGTTTGGGCAGGGTCGCCCAGCAGCTGGGGTCTCCCCTTCCTTCGAGGATGCACTCCCACGCCCCACCCTGGCCAGACCTGCTCGGGGAACCTTACCAGGAGGCACCGGTCACCCGGCCCTCCGCGTCACTCCTTCCAGCTGCAGGGCCTGGCCGGGCGGCCGGCAAGCCCAGCGGCCCCGGCAGAGGGGCCTTGTAAGTGCCCAGCGTCACCATCAGACAGACTTCAAGAGCTTCCTGACCATCGTGCCCCTATTTCCAGACCTTGAGGCCCAGCTGGGTTTCTCAGAAGGGGCAGtgctctgcctcttctccctgtccacccctcacccccattcTGCACAAGGGGCCTTCCTCAATCTGCTTCCTTTTTTCGGTTTCTCGCTCCTTGTGCTGTAGCAGAGATGCCCCTAGAAAGTATTGGCTGCAAACTTCCTTCTATGTGGGGACGGCACTGGGGGAGGGTCCCCAGCTGCCTCCCAGGCCTCCCCCGGACTGCAGTGAAGAGTGGGCAGCATGGGTGGCCGGTGCTGGCTGGCTGAGACCCTCAATGCCCAGAACGGTGTCTGAGTCATAGCATTTAACGACGAGGTAAATCAAGCGTGTCTGCCGGGGAAGCGTGGAGCGGGTGCAGGCACGACCCGGATGCGTGCACACCGTCACCCACTTTGCAGGCTGCCCGTGGGAGAGGCGGGGCAGCCAGCCCTCCATGGAGGGGGAGCCCTGTGAGACCAGGCTTTCAGATGTGTCCCCCAGAGCCTCGCCCACCTGATGTTCAGCTGTGCCACCTGGAAGCGGGGGTGGTGGTGTGGGGATGGTGCCCACGCAGGAGGGCTTGCTGGCCAGGAAGGGTGGGCACCGTGGCCCCTTACAGAGGCTCCAGCTGTGCTGTGCTGGCCACGCTACGGGAGGAGCCCCTTGTCAACACTGTGCGGGTGCCTTCTTCCCGACCAGCTGGTAGAGCAAGTAGGGGTGGGGGGCCCCGTGGAAGCAGGGAGTGGGCAGCTGGGCTTCTCCCACCTCCATTTCCCAGAGCTGCTCCCTGGTCCTCCTCTGGgctctcctgcccctgctcaccgAGAGGGGACGGGTCTCAGCTGGGAACTTCCTGGCAGAGTGGCAGCACAGCCACTGACCAGCTGCCACATGGGGTGTGCAGGGCTCCAGTGGGCGAGGCCCCTCGGCAAGGCCGCCAGCCGGTCGTCGGCACATGAGAGGGTCTCAGCAGCGAGTGCTCTGTGGGCCTCCTTGGACACTAGCAGACAGACCTCTGGTGGCTGCAGTTCAAGCTCTGTTCACTGAGTTGGAGCATTGGGATCTCGATGTGAGGGTCTCAGGCAGCATGGAGAAAGTTCTAGTGCTTCCTGGAAAGTGTGTCTGCCCTTCCTAGAGCAATAGAGCAAACGTTATAGAGGCGGACCCatcttagtctgcttgggctcCAGAACACAacatggcaggggcgcctgggtggctcaggcggttgagcgtccgacttcggctcaggtcatgatctcacggttcgtgacttcgagccccacgtcgggctctgtgctgacagctcagagcctggaggctgctttggattctgtgtctccttctctctctgcccctccactgctcatgctctgtgtctctgtctcaaaaataaacgttaaaaaaaaattaggaacacAACACGACAGTCTGGGGGCTTCAACAATAGACAGTCACTTCTCACGGTCTGCAAGCTGGCATTCTGGGATCTGGGTGCTGGTGTCATGGCCACCTCCTGGCTTGCAGGTGGCACCTTCTCACAGCATCCTCACTGGTGGCAGGGGCGGGGTGCTGTCTGAGGGTctctttataagggcactaaccccattcaTGGGGCTCTACCCTTATGCCCTAATCATCTCCCTGTACCTGTACCTGGGGGTTAGGGCTCCAACAAATTctggggacataaacattcagtctatagcaatcCCTCAGGACCAGTAACCAGGTGAGCCACACCTGAAGAGAAAGAAGGCGCTGGAAGATGCGGTCACTCTGTGCCCCGACCCTTTCAAAGCCAATGTCCGGTGGACATCAAGGAAGATGCCCCAGATGAGAACAGCAAGGCTGATTCCTTACAGCGCACCATATTGGGGGATCCCACGACACTTGGGTGTGGCCGAGacccagaggcaggcaggggagtgggagactCCACAGTGGAAGGGGGCTCAGGCACCCTGCTGGGGTCTGGGGGCGGGGAGCTAGAGCAGCGGTATCCTTGCGATTGGGAAAGGGAACGTGCTGGCTTTCTCCGAAGGGCCCTGCCTCGGAAGCGGGGCGGGCAGTAAGCAGGAAGGCTGGTGGTTTGGGCCAGTTGTGACTGGGGTCGTTTGTGGCTCTCCGAGCTGTGTGCTGCGGGTTCTCGACCTCAGTTCCGTCTTTGTAGATAGTCCGCTGTTGTCCATCCCGTATCGGTCCGTGTGTCTTGATCTTTTGCAGCCTGAGGGTGGTTTTCTGTTCCGGAGACCAGAGGCAGATTCCCAGGGCTGGATTCCCAGGTGGTGCCCATGGAGTctggccctggggagggaggcgtGGCTCTGGCCATCCCCCCCCTGAGGCCCAGTGAGAAGTTCCACCTGTTCGTGAGCTACAGCAGCGTGGACGCCACCTGGACCCACGGGCTCATCAGCCGCCTGGAGGCGGACCTCGCGGGGCTGAAGGTCTGCCTGCACGAGCGGGACTTCACCCCCGGGAGGAATGTGCTGGAGAACATGGCGGAGTGTATCCAGCAGAGCCAGAAGGTGCTGCTGGTGCTGAGCCAGGACTTCGTGCAGAGCCGGTGGTGCCTCCTGGAGGCCGACCTGTCGCTCTTCGGCTCCTGCCTGGAGAGGAAGCCGGTCATCCCGGTCCTGCTGAGGCCCTGCCAGGTCCCGCTGCACCTCAGCCACCTGACGTACCTGGAGGCGGCAGACAGCCACTTCTACCGCAAAGTGGTGCAGCTCCTGCTCATGCCCAACCACTGCCTGGCCCGCTCCCTGCCCGCCTGGCGCCCCGCCGCCTCCCTGTACAGCGGGAAGAGCCTCCTGACCCTGAACTGCGTCAACAGGGACAGTCTGCCCTCGTGGAAGGTGGGCACCTTCAGCACCCTGGGCGTCCCCGACCCCCTGAAGGAGGTGCTGGAGGACCCCGAGGTGTACAAGCGAGCCGTGGGCATCCTCAACGGGGTGCGGTCCCCCAGGTCCTGCCTCCGCTACCTGGGCTGCAGGGTCACGCTGGCCGTCTTCCTGTTTCTCGTGGCCTTggccctgctctccctgcccctgatCATGGGCCTCCTGGAAAACACCCCAGCTCAGCGCTTCTTCCTCATCGCTGCCAACATATTTTTCTGCCCCCTCTTCTTCGTGTTAGGAGTTAACACCCTGTGCTGGTTCAGGAGGTTCTCCAAGAAGATGATGCAGGAACTGGTGCTCAGGGTGGGGGAGGCCAACCTCCTGCTGGCGCCCCACTCGCTGCTGATGGGCTGCGACACCATGAACAAGCTGCACTTCGTGTACGTGCTGCTGGGCGACTGCAGGCGGGTCTTCCTGGAGGCGGCGGAGGGCGAGGCCCTGTTCCGGGAGGCCCTGCTGCGCTTCTCCTGCAGCTACGCCTGCTGCGTGGCGCACGCGTACTTCCCCGCCTGCGACGAGGCGCACAGAGCCCGCGGCCACCTCGAGCTGGGCCTGTGCTTCTGCCAGTTCGTGTCCTTGCAGCTGCAGACGCGCCAGGGGCGTGAGGTTAACCCCGTGTGACGCCAGCGCCCTCCGTCGGACGTCTGGCCGCCCCTCAGCTGGCCCTGCGGACCAGGCCTCAATGAGGTGCGTAGGGGACCCTCCCCTGTGGCCAAGACCTTCGCCCGCAGGCCCCACGCCAGCCCGAGGACCCCGCAGCCTGCTCTGAAGGCAGATAGGGGCTGGGGAGAGCGGCAGGCTGGCCTGTGACCCCAGGTGTCCTCAGGACGTGGCCTGCTCCTCCGAGGACAtgctcactgcctctctctggaTGGCTCGTTGGCGTCCAGGGGCCAGGACAGAACCCGCGGGCTCGTTGTGGCCCCGCCCTGAGCAGCCCTTCCAGGCACCTGGCCCTCAGACTGGAGCGTGGAGGGAGGCCAggccagcctccaggactggggGCCGTCCGCCCTTCACCGCCAgggcgacacacacacacacatagacaccccccccccccactgtctaCCCCGAGGGCCTGTGGGGCCGCCGCCATCCTCGGCTGGAAGCCAGGAGGCCTCCGTTCCTCCTCAGCGTGGACACCCATCAGACCTGGGGCCGCAGCGCCACCTGCTGGTGCCGTGTCCTCCATCCGGAGATCAGTGCCTGGCGCAGACGATCTTCCTCCCGAGAATGAGAGGCCTCCGCAGTCAGGAACCTGAAAAATGTGTACTGGTTCTGGATATGGGGACACAACAGCTAGTGTCCTGGCCAAGCTGCACATCCGCCCTGTGACCACCTTGTGTCAGCCCTGTGTCCGTCCGCCCTGTACCTGCCCCTGTGTCTGCCCACCCTGTGTCCACCCCAGCAGTGAGACCTTTGCACCTCACGCCCGCGCCTCTGTGAGCCCCAGTCAGGGTCTGCAGACCCTCGGCCCCAGCAGCACACCAGGGCAGGTCTTCAGACAAGAGGAGTGGCCCCGGGGCACTGCCTCAGCTCCTCTGTCTGTAAAAGAGCAGCTGGCAGGTGATGACAGATTTGAAGTTGGCGCTGGGTGTTCCCGGCAGCCCTGGGGAACCCTCCGCCCGCGGCCAGGTGCTGCTCCGGTTTGCAGCCTCACATCCATCTTGTGTGACCAGTGGCCCTCGGGGCCTGATGCCACCCCTTGTCTCTCCCATGAGCGCAGGCCCCAGACCACAGCCACCAGACGACAAGCAAATGAAGTCCCGGCTCTGACTCCCTAGCAGCCCTTACAGCCAACAGTGTGCCTGCCTCCCAAGACCTCCTCTTACGCACCCCTTAGAGCAGACCCCCGCCCTGCACCATGGATCCTACCAAAACCCCGCTCTTTGGGTTTGAATGAACCAATGTGGTCCTAGCTCAGGAACCCAAAGCACTCCACCCAGAGACCCTGGCAGAGGCCGGAGTCTCAGATCCCTGTCTACACCCTGCCTTGACGTGGTCTCTCCAGGCGCGCGCGTGCACTTCCTCCAGGACTTGTGAGCAACCGACTTCTCTATTTCAACCTGTCTTGTGCAAGAACAGCAGGTCTTGTGATCTGTTGAAGTACAGCTCACCACCCAGCAGCCTGCACACACTGAACACGTGTTAACTGGACACAGAGGCTGGACTGCTCACCTGTGTCCCGAGGCCAGGGCTGCACGGGGAGGGTCCCCCTTGAGAGGAGCAGAAAAGGGAGGGGCTCTGGTCACGGGGACAGTGTAAGCAAAGGCACAAGGCAGGACCCCAGGTCACAGGAGAAACTACCAAGTAGGGGATGGTCCTGTGAACCCCAGGGCTCGCTGGGTGGCTTTGGGCGCTGGAACTTTCTTGGGGGCAGTGCTTGGCATCAGGATCCGTTCCAAGGGGTCCCAGCACCTTGACGGACCTTGAGAGGCCTTCAGTCTTGGCCATGTCCGAAGCAGGGGGCATAGTCTGGGCCCCAGGCTGAGAAAGAGCCTCCCAGGAGCAGCCCCACAGATGCAGCATAGGGTGAGGACACAACAGGCCCATCCATACCCACTCTGCCGCTCTGGGCACAGGTGGCCCCATGAACACTGACGGGCCTACTCTAGGCCACAGCAGCTGCACCCGCTGTGGCTGTGGATCCGCTCGATGCCTAGAACGTGGCTGTGCCAGCAGGTGCACGAATGCTTCATGGAGCTAGGTGACCAGCCAGGCCTTTTGGGACCTGGACTCCCGGCTGCAGCACAGAAACCCTGGGGGACAGTGGCTGGGGGCCTGTGGGCTGAGGCCTAGCCGTGTGCACGGGTGCCCACATGTACACACAGCCCCTCCACTCCTCGGGCAAACCATGTGCTGACAGTGTATTCCTACCCCCACGGTGCTGTGCGGCCCAGAGACAGCAGAAGGACAAAAAGAGATGCCTGTCCCTTCAAAAGGCCATGATATTTCAAGTCATGAAACACCACGTTTGTGAGCACAATAAAGAGAAAGGTTtaaattaaccatttttaaggcttatttattttgagggagacagagaaagagtggggaaaggctagagagagagggggagagagaacatgagcaggggagaggcggagagagggagagacagaatcccaagcaggctccacgccgtcagcgcagagcccgactcggggcttgatcccatggaccgtgagattgtggcctgagccgaaatctccAGTCAGaggctcacccgactgagcccccgggaGCCCTTACGGGAACCATTTTGCAGGATCGTTGATCTTTTCCTCGAGCTGTGGGAAATCCAAGTCTCTTTCAGATCCTGCCGGCTCGGTATTCCGAGCCTCTGCTGGGGTCCGGCGGTGTCAGGCCGGCAGGGGGTACCATACAGCCGGGGGAACGGCACCCCCAGTGCCCGCTGTGGAGCAGGGTCTGGAGCTGGCTGTCCCCCGCCATGCCCGCCAGCATCTATCCCCaggactgcgccatccaggcctGTGGCTCCAGAGTGCCAGCACCCCAGCTGACCGCCCAGCAGCCTGGACACAGAGCTGTCCCAAGTCACGCTGCCTGCCCTGACCCCTGTCCTGACCCACGCCAGCAGTCGGTGGTCAGGGGGTTTGATGAGGCCCTGTCCTCAGGCTGCCGGAGTTCCCACCCCCAGGCACACCTTTGCGTCCAGAAGCAGTGGTCTCCACGTGGAGAGAGGGGAGGCCACTGCATGCCCCACCTCCGCTGTCCACCCCAGGGCAGCCCCTCAGCCGGCCCTgcagagcacacacacataccccctgggcaggtgagggaggagaCACGGACCTTTCCTGGGACCTCCATCTCCTGAGATGCCTCGCAAAGCGTTGGTGATCTGTCCTGGCTCGTTCTTAGTGGGTGACCTCAGGTGTGCTGGGGCCTGGGGACCCCAGGGAGGGGCCGAGGTTCTATCCGGTCCTGGGAGCACCTCACTAAGGCGCTGGTCTCGCCGTACCCCAGCTGCTGTCCACAGCCAGCCCTCCGTCGTGGTGTGTCACCCACCGGCGCCCACCCCACGGGGCCTCTGCATGGACCCCTTCCAGGGTCTCCACATCATACGGCGCTTAGGGAGGAAAAGCACATGTTCTGACTTCACCATGGGGTCCTACTGCGGGTCCCATGTTGGGGTCCCACCGCGAGGATCCAGGCCGCGGCAGACTGCAGCGTGGAGTCAGTCCTGTGAGCTGGGCTTCCCTCCGGTACCGTCTGCCCCGCACACACTCACCTTTCTTCTCCACAGCAACCGGCAGGTGCCTGGCTGCGGGAGGTGCTCTGCGCCCTGGGACCATGAGTGGGCACGCCGGGGTGTCCCGGCTCCTGGGAGGGTAGCACTGGTGAAGTGGCCTCCCACCTGCGGGATCCTGCGCTCGAGTCCCGAGGTCCGaccttggcggggggggggggggggggggggggaggggttgccTGATGGGCCAAGGCATTTAACCTTGAAACACCCTTGAGGAAAGAGCCGAGAGGAAGTGAGAGATGCAAGTGGGGACAGGGTAGTCACAGAGacaggtgctgggggtggggcataACGCACGGCACACCGATGGGGCCGGTGGGTGTCTGTGTGCGCGTGCGCCTGTGTGTACGcattgtgtgtgcgtgcgtgcccGCATGTGCGTCTGCGTGCGCGCGCGcattgtgtgtgcgtgcgtgtctGCGTGAGCgcgcgtgcctgtgtgtgtgtgtctgtgtgtctgcatGCGCGCGTGCATGTGCGCATGTTTGTGCGTGCACGcgtctgcgtgtgtgtgcgcattgCGTGTACATGCGTACATCTGCGtgagcgtgtgtgcatgtgtgtgcgcattGCGTGTGCGTCTGCGTGTacgtgcgtgcgcgtgcgtgtgcgcaTTGCGTGtacgtgcgtgcgtgtgcgtctGCGTGAgtgcgcgtgcgtgtgcgcaTTGCGTGTAcatgcgtgtgtgcgcgtgcatgcatGTACGTGGCATGTGCATATCCCGTGTGTTTGCCTGGTGTTTGTCACGGTGGAAACCACAGCCCACCGAACAGAAACAGAATTCGTGCCCTGCTAATGTGTCCTTCTTGCCGAATGTGCAGCCGAAGGAAGCAGAGCTGACTGCGTCTGACAACCTAGGTCTGCCCGGCCCCGGACTTCGGGTCACGCACGCAGTCTGTCCAGCGAAAGGACGGCCCCAAAGGCCACGGCGCCCGGGTGCATCTCTGCCCGGTTGGGCCCCTGAGGGTCCAGGGTTTCTTTCTGCGTTGAGCTCAGATCTCCTCCCGTTCTCCCCGAGTCCCGCCAGCCTGTGGGAGCCCGTGATCTTGGGACACGTTCTATGTTTCTGTAAGAATTGTTTTAACTTTTGGACATTTTATCTGACACTATCGACAAAGCCTCTTTTAGTTTCTTCACGAAGGACCTTCCgggctgtgggttcgagcctccccAATACTGGCGCCACACGCCGTGGACAAGACCCACGGGTGAACAAAGTGCAGAGGGTGTCCGCATTGGCTCCCCGAGGGCAGAGCCTAGGACGGAACGGTGAGCAGGTGGCGAGCCTGGCAGAGGGTTCTGGGGGGTATGTCCTGGGCACCCCTGAAGGCCAGGCCCACCTGAAGTGAGCCAGCCTGCGGTCCCACTCCAGGGCGGCCAGCTTGGGAAAGGGTTTTTGCAAGAGGTTTCTGTAAAATCTGGgtaagaacaaagttgaaaggaCACCCAGAGGATGTGTGGGACCCTGAGACAGGAGCCGGGCCCGCTGCAGGGGGCCTGGCAGGGGCCTGCACACCCTGTCACGGAGCCTCCTGGGGAGAATGGGGTGCTCTGGGCAGTTGTGCACACAGATGCGGGGAGGGTGCGGAGCGGCTCCTGCAACCCCCGCTGGGTTTGCCCAGAGGTCCTGGGGCGCGTCAAGTCGTGAAGTTGTGCTCGTTGCTCGCGTAGCATAAACGACTTGTTTTAATTTGAAGCGTTGAAAGTTAATCTCAGTAACCTAAGGTTTTCGTTTTAGAATGTGTGAGAGAATTCCAGTTTAAGATCTGATTGACTCTGACTCCGTTGTATTAGATGGTGAGTAGTGAACAAATGTTCGTAAAGGTTTTGTTTGTAGGTTGGAATCAGTTGTATCAATTTATGGTTAGAGCTTGAAATACCCAGGGCATCTAATTAAGTTTATCACATTTgtgaaatgtctttaaaaattagagactgactatatatcaaatatataagttaaaagaaaattaaagaatgagtGAAGAGACACATAAAAGTTACTGCATTTGAAAGCAAGCTTTTAAATGGAACTTTAAAGCTTGGGAAAGCTGGGGAGGTTCGGGACAGACCTCCAGAATGTGCCACGTTGGCTTGTGGATggttttgagctgaaggcacttgagaccctgtgggctcaagagaaacttttgtcCTTCCCTTAACCACATGCAGGAATCTAAACGGGGGCGGGgtgtctttcccagaataagggtTATTAACCGAGATACATTCTGTCTGAGTGACTCATCTGTCTGGtggggcaaacatctaattaccaacaTCTGTTTCTCTTACCTCGCTGTGAAGTGCATTCCCTCCTCTGACGTCCcggacccccacccccttctcctggGTTCAGGACGACATGTGTACCTCCTTtcgcc
The genomic region above belongs to Felis catus isolate Fca126 chromosome D2, F.catus_Fca126_mat1.0, whole genome shotgun sequence and contains:
- the LOC102902043 gene encoding uncharacterized protein LOC102902043, giving the protein MESGPGEGGVALAIPPLRPSEKFHLFVSYSSVDATWTHGLISRLEADLAGLKVCLHERDFTPGRNVLENMAECIQQSQKVLLVLSQDFVQSRWCLLEADLSLFGSCLERKPVIPVLLRPCQVPLHLSHLTYLEAADSHFYRKVVQLLLMPNHCLARSLPAWRPAASLYSGKSLLTLNCVNRDSLPSWKVGTFSTLGVPDPLKEVLEDPEVYKRAVGILNGVRSPRSCLRYLGCRVTLAVFLFLVALALLSLPLIMGLLENTPAQRFFLIAANIFFCPLFFVLGVNTLCWFRRFSKKMMQELVLRVGEANLLLAPHSLLMGCDTMNKLHFVYVLLGDCRRVFLEAAEGEALFREALLRFSCSYACCVAHAYFPACDEAHRARGHLELGLCFCQFVSLQLQTRQGREVNPV